The DNA window TATGTCAGTTTTTCCTCAGTCGGTCTactatgcattttttttctaaatttttcAAGCTGTTGGAGAAGCAGATGTCATCCCCTGCCTTAATATCCATTTCTAACCTGAGGTTTTATCAGTGCCTCAGCAACAGGGCTCCACCCATTTTAAAACAGAAGTCTGATATTGTATTGAAACTGCTAGTCAATGATATTTTGCAAAATGTTCAACATCCTTAAATACGACCACAACAGGTATTGGTTAtttcagagaactgtattcAGCACAGgatggaaaagcctctgaggcagcattttacatgaagtgcCGTGCATCAgcattaggtgtgcaaagtcaccTAGTGGGCCACATTGGACCTTTTGGAAGGAGtttctcgttttattttttaagaaaatatttAGACAAATCGTAGCCTCTCAGATATCAGGCTTTGTCCCTGTTTTTCCTTCATCATAtgataaactgaatatctttgggttttacCTGATGGTCAAATGAAATGCGGAATTATATGAATTCACTTTAAGAGAAATAAATTCactatttttggacatttcataAACAAATAACCTTCAGAtttattaataatgaaaatagcCTGGATCTTGTTTTCAAACCCAAAGCAAACATTTGTTTAAAGCAACACATCAGAGCGGAAACTGCaggttaaaaacattaaaaaaaagtttaatgaaCTATACAAATTGAATTCAGCAATAATTATATACAGATGTACATTAGGATCCCATGAAGGAGAAATTGAACTGACAGTCAGAAATATTAATTCATCATCTTCATTCATCGTCCTCCTCGTCCTCAGCAGGCAGCGGTCGGGACCTgcacacagcaaaataaaacaatcgATTCATCAGACAACTATGATCAATTAATTTACTATACAAAAAGCAAAAGGACTTAATACCTGAATTCGTTcattataaaaacatttcaacaaaACACCAACATAAAAATGCTAATTTTACATTCAATTCAGAAAAACTTATGACCAAACATTTGGTTCCTCTTTTAAGTACACAAAGGTTCAATCAGTTATTTTACAGATTATTTATGTGTAACTTGAAACCTCTGAGATTTGACAGTAGATGAGtccttaaaaacataaaaatctcTTGTTTTAGCTTAAACACAAATCTGTGATCAAATGCAACATGCGACCAACTCaatctaattttacaaatgcaacaattagtcaattaaaagacatattttgataatttaacatttattttcaagcaaaaacacaaccattctCAGATTTGCTCTCCTCGCAtaaaaaaatgctgcatttcttgGTCACATTTGAAAGTAAATTGGACAAAATCTATCAGCAACTAATATTAACAACCATTAGGTGCAGCACTAATTATTTCTTGAGCGAAGTGGATTTTAATATCACATTGCTAGTggcgttaaaaaaaaaaaaaaaaaaaaaaaagtcacaagaTGCAAATTTCCACTGACGGAATTCACCATAAAAGATCTTTTTAACTCTTCAAACTATTTTCATAATTAGCCGATTATTTTTCAAGTACAACTGCCCAGATCTCTTTGGTTGCAGcgtcttaaatgtgaatatttactGTGTTTGTCTTCCATTAAAATTTACCAAGTGTTTTGGGGTTTTGCGCTGttagttggacaaaacaagcaacttTTAAATGTCACCTTGGTTATGTAAGACTCTCCTCATGctattttaattcattatttaatgggggggggaaaaaacagtacTGATTAACCAGTAATAAGAAAGTGTTTGAGTTGTCTTCAGAAGAACAGTGCACCTGAAAATCTAACCTCTGGTGTCTTAAGCCTAAATTTACAAGATAAAACCAATGTATCCTAATACAGCGTTAACATACTTCCTGCTGGCCTTTGACACGCCGCTGCCTCCGGCCTCTTCACCATCCTCTACCTCCTGAGGCATCTGGTTCTCTTTCTCAATCTTCCTCGGGGGGCCACCGAAGAAGTCCCCGATGCCCTTCTGCCAGGTCGGCGTGGGACGCGGACACACAGGGTTACCACCTGCATATTTATTCTTTGCTGtgaattaaaaacatcaaaatgtcaGTATCAACTCCGTCATATCAGGCACTGTGTATACACCGAGTGTGATGTTGTGTCAGGGGTGGAGGTGGTTGCAGTGACCTACCAGGTGTGGCTGACTGGCTGCAGGAGGCGGAGGAATTGGCTGTGCTGGAGCCCAGAGACTTCCGGGGTGCAGCCGCTGCAACAGCTGCAAATACAATCACATGGGATTGCAATGTTAAAAACATCAAAGGATAAAACTGGATCCAGTAGAGCCATGTCATCAAACAATATATCAGCTAAGATGACACTTGAATGCATCATGTGGGGGAACTGGATTGTGCAAGAGTTAGAGAGTAAAAGAAAAGcagagtactgtttgttttaGTGACTGAATAAAGTGGGCTTTTAAGAGTCTGTTCACAAGACAAAAAGAAGCCACAGTGTGAAATTGTTCGTCAGTGTCTGTATGTGAGCATTGGCACAATAAATAGACACTAAAATGAGTTTTTACACTCAATGATACCTGAACCAAGTTTTAAAGTTATGTTCTTATTAATTAGAGTGATGAACAGTGGGTGGATTCTATGCCGAATTTACCAGAAAACATCGTGGTTAAAAAAGATATTGTGCATTATGCTCTTTTACATATCTGCCATCAATAATTAACAAGAATGCGTTAAATTACGCAACTTTTTAAAGGGGTTTGGTGTGACGTCCGCACAAAGCGCTCTACGGCGCTCAAAACTGGCGCCACTTTGCAGAAAGAAGGCACTAACTTCTGGaaaaggtcaagtgtgtgtcATCTCGTCAGACTTATCTAAACATTGAAAGGAAAGTACGATGTTTAAAAAGGTACCACGTCGTTAAACAGTCTTTTAAAATAATCTCTTCGGCTGTGTAGGAGGAACCATGAACTCAGCCTCAGTGTTGGCGGGAGGCTGTTGTTCTGAAGACTGGTCCTGGATTTAACTTACTTACATATGCCTACTATGTTGACACACTAATATGTATGTTATTAAATAACTTAGTAGCATTTATGTCAAAGAAATGTTCGCGGGAAACATTTATGACAGTCTGCCCGCTCTGTCTTGAGATGTAACGTTAGTCTAGCGTTCCCAGCCCGCCAGACTCCGTAACAAAACAGACACACCTACGCAcaaattagcattttttttGCTAAATTCGCAATAAATATCTGCGATATGTTACTGTACCTTTTCTGTATGTTGCGGGAACGCTGTCGGCTTTAGTCCTCACCATGTTGGTAGCGACCTGTAAAGTCAGATGATGTCTCAACACCAGCTACACTGACTGAGTGAACACGGTGAACAGTCCCGccttggtttaaaaagaacagcGGATGGGGCGGGAGATTTCTTCTTCTGTTCCTTTAATTCTGACAGTGATGGCACAATGCTGACCTCCTCAGGTGGATGGGTGTAATTACAGCTTTTATGGTAAAGGTAAATCACAGTTACACACTGCAGCATGAACTTCCcagttttctgtattttcaatgCACTACCAGTCTACCACAgtattatattaaatattttattctatttcatatatattatatttaattccTATATTTTAACTGCTCCAAcaaccaaaagtaaaagtacttattaTGCAAAATGGCCCATTTCTGAAAATGGATGATATAATTAAATCATAAGTATTGATGCAgaaatgtggttaggtttttaTTAAGGTTTTTCTATTTTATGAACatcaacacaaaataacaaatacaaaaaaaaaccccaaaacaaatacattaacaCAAACAGCACAGACTAAACAAAAGCACAGCATTGTCGCTGCAGTCTTCGTAATATTAATCATTCAAAAGTCCATCAGCACAGCAGCGATCATACAAAAAGTCATCAGGTGACCTCATCAAGCCCGTAAGCAAGGGAAAAAATCCCTCTGGCATAGTCAAAGCAAAAAAAGCAAGAACCCATTATTCCTACCATCTTAACTACTAGTGTTAACATTGTaacataatgcacatttttatttctattttattgaaattattactttatatttacatacttttgACCATGCAATGACCgctttctgattttttttttttttttttttggcttatgTAAGGCACATGGATTTACTGTAGTCTGCATAGCACCTTGAactttattcttatttattgcGTGTACTTATTATGTGAAGGACTACAGGTGGAAATAAgcattaaactaaactaaactgaaattaaattaaattaaattaaattaaacttctTTTTAATAATCTTATTTTCACTTCTTAGaattctctattct is part of the Epinephelus lanceolatus isolate andai-2023 chromosome 5, ASM4190304v1, whole genome shotgun sequence genome and encodes:
- the pclaf gene encoding PCNA-associated factor, with the protein product MVRTKADSVPATYRKAVAAAAPRKSLGSSTANSSASCSQSATPAKNKYAGGNPVCPRPTPTWQKGIGDFFGGPPRKIEKENQMPQEVEDGEEAGGSGVSKASRKSRPLPAEDEEDDE